Proteins encoded together in one Eubalaena glacialis isolate mEubGla1 chromosome 7, mEubGla1.1.hap2.+ XY, whole genome shotgun sequence window:
- the TMEM158 gene encoding transmembrane protein 158, translating into MLPLLAALLAAACPLPPARGRAADAPGLLGAPLNASVNASSADEPAAPRLLASAAPGAPERPGPEEEAAAPCNISVQRQMLSSLLVRWGRPRGFQCDLLLFSTNAHGRAFFAAAFHRVGPPLLIEHLGLAAGGAQQDLRLCVGCGWVRGRRPGRLRPAGATAGAPTALPAYPAAESPAPLWLQGEPLHFCCLDFSLEELQGEPGWRLNRKPIESTLVACFMTLVIVVWSVAALIWPVPIIAGFLPNGMEQRRTTASAAAAAPAAVPAGTTAAAAAAAAAAAAAAAVTSGAATK; encoded by the coding sequence ATGCTGCCCCTGCTCGCCGCGCTGCTGGCCGCCGCCTGCCCGCTGCCGCCCGCCCGCGGCAGGGCCGCGGACGCGCCGGGCCTCCTCGGGGCGCCCCTCAACGCCTCGGTCAACGCGTCGTCTGCGGACGAGCCTGCCGCCCCGCGGCTGCTGGCCTCGGCGGCGCCCGGGGCCCCCGAGCGCCCCGGCccggaggaggaggcggcggcgccGTGCAACATCAGCGTGCAGCGACAGATGCTGAGCTCGCTGCTCGTGCGCTGGGGCCGCCCGCGGGGCTTCCAGTGCGACCTGCTCCTCTTCTCCACCAACGCGCACGGCCGCGCCTTCTTCGCCGCCGCCTTCCACCGAGTCGGGCCGCCGCTACTTATCGAGCACCTAGGGCTGGCGGCGGGCGGCGCGCAGCAGGACCTGCGCCTCTGCGTGGGCTGCGGCTGGGTGCGCGGCCGCCGCCCCGGCCGCCTCCGGCCCGCCGGCGCCACCGCCGGGGCGCCCACCGCGCTGCCCGCCTACCCCGCGGCCGAGTCCCCCGCGCCGCTGTGGCTGCAGGGAGAGCCGCTGCATTTCTGCTGCCTGGACTTCAGCCTGGAGGAGCTGCAGGGCGAGCCGGGCTGGCGGCTGAACCGCAAGCCCATCGAGTCCACGCTGGTGGCCTGCTTCATGACCCTGGTCATCGTCGTGTGGAGCGTGGCCGCCCTCATCTGGCCGGTGCCCATCATCGCCGGCTTCCTGCCCAACGGCATGGAGCAGCGCCGGACCACCgccagcgccgccgccgccgcccccgccgctgTACCCGCTGGGACCaccgccgccgcagccgcagccgcagccgcTGCCGCCGCAGCCGCGGCCGTCACCTCGGGGGCGGCGACCAAGTGA